A window from Betta splendens chromosome 1, fBetSpl5.4, whole genome shotgun sequence encodes these proteins:
- the prr36a gene encoding uncharacterized protein prr36a, with protein MKPDGVAMETTEPTEVAGVAEQSSSQDNLTEEAASNLEPKAAPKANGKPAAADLEVQPKSATTKTHPTVKSTGSSGANSRPGTASHRTVNDVKPSSHASSVTLKKMPTKAGAVPKKPLGGTTVPTTAKNQTRVPEKKPLGPTRTASAAVTVTKGTKPTTMNGTAKKPVAETVARPKTTGLTSRPLAPTAPKPSTSTTTRAVGAGVLKTTRPATALSTSRSASSTSRPGLAATKPPANVATKAVPRVTTATSTGKTATAQAPKIAPTKKDICRPAPVPKKPATATSVPKKPEPSKPVATVKLNSASKWSATAKASEKTLQPVKPSTKKPAAAVKVLSNKPPFGRTPPASPANKPANSVSQPKPGTKPTQAVSPFTTVKKTGVRAIPTAGVEGHAQGRVVAPLAPSATESVLVETEGAGAVPQEPVLAASTPEVLAQRVAPQESVLNQESAPSPPQSPVRTASPQLSPPQEQVESSAPLLTVQEEISVPAEQTKPLAASPLYASNEPVLLSTDQTPSTSKSPQTAANVGLQIAAAAAANLDEEEDEEEREGSQLVSVSEMSGTTQPTEESRPESAGLVGGSAWRAAGALLSELDSEDVSGSQQGASELSAPGVLEGTESMDDLGDGSLKGAIDMEGASAGSPDFEKVPDIPANDFDEDEDDDDNDRVCDMDVGSEQTDEPQRTRHDNDVDEEEEEDNDVEMASEGITESGLESYGNADEDDFAEDERLDNLNRVVQPPPPPPLLPSAPAAQWDQPNPFSDPWAEHFQHVPEQTSQCENVAGAAAATPLADSETPTQTPAHLELGSAPCVSENQDVFHPSSGKDASNGLDDQLNLDQSSPAPMKTSPPAALSAPGVPPSSTASSETSTPEELGDYNQVEKLHPQDAQGPVLSGQADLACENLDIPLENEEEAETLPADDVLEGPATAPTSNPSSTSVTEDEASDTEGEAQLNDSLERSTTGDATFECQTSSQRCLSTVEEGDEVEDAERGGGDDTTPPSATSLASYGFDSTTTASNSHAQSTGESCIKSPGIFSLEELPEEAKEPAFIAQPCLAEQQYIECGKQEGGSEHVKGDEPGSDEALDPVPAIGTLQQQEEIPDEIQPPYYSICEKTANVYAGFTALPHPHRRDHLAHPRTYCDVIKPHSAATATAPKLTCADLPPRSPGQKALSPQLRRLEQHQRQLLELQQRREQQSRPLEEAEQERKKREEEEQRKKKEEAEEEIKRNREEERRMREQVEQKQKEEEELKQRRDLELQLQQQQQELQQRQQLMQWQQELEQSNKGQTVMLSPSTGLCTIYEALENSEEEEDDEDDDEIKEHNTKGIEETKPDGLNQEIVNCETSGQDSRPQPDSPQTSNSLSQDDPDSSPCPPESPEQPPPLDLDWGKKVDIVQQLINQTLLLNGDGCSSLLLLPGGTGGTLSPLESSLWPSLLPPLTPPSATVTSVSSFSPEATGSSPQGEWTVVELETHH; from the exons ATGAAACCGGAtggggttgccatggaaaccacaGAACCCACTGAAGTTGCAGGAGTAGCAGAGCAGTCCTCATCACAGGATAACCTAACAGAGGAAGCTGCAAGTAATCTAGAACCCAAAGCTGCTCCAAAGGCCAATGGCAAACCAGCGGCAGCAGACCTGGAAGTCCAACCAAAATCTGCCACAACTAAAACGCACCCCACCGTCAAatccactgggtcctctggagcTAACTCACGACCGGGGACTGCTTCGCATCGCACGGTGAATGATGTCAAACCCTCTAGCCATGCTTCTTCAGTTACACTTAAGAAAATGCCGACAAAAGCAGGAGCTGTACCTAAAAAGCCTTTGGGTGGGACCACAGTTCCTACTACAGCCAAGAACCAAACTAGAGTGCCTGAGAAGAAGCCCCTTGGACCTACTAGGACAGCCTCTGCTGCCGTCACAGTAACAAAGGGTACCAAGCCAACAACCATGAATGGGACTGCTAAGAAACCAGTAGCTGAGACTGTTGCAAGACCCAAaaccacag GTCTTACAAGCAGACCATTGGCACCCACGGCCCCAAAACCCAGTACGTCGACTACAACAAGGGCCGTTGGTGCTGGTGTTTTAAAGACCACAAG ACCTGCTACCGCTCTCTCAACATCTCGATCAGCATCTTCCACATCAAGGCCCGGTTTAGCTGCTACCAAGCCTCCAGCCAATGTCGCTACAAAAGCAGTTCCAAGGGTGACCACAGCAACATCTACTGGAAAGACTGCTACAGCACAAGCTCCTAAAATTGCACCGACAAAGAAAG ataTCTGTCGACCAGCTCCAGTGCCTAAGAAACCTGCAACAGCCACGTCAGTTCCCAAAAAACCAGAACCCTCTAAACCCGTAGCTACCGTTAAGCTCAATTCTGCCTCCAAATGGTCTGCAACAGCCAAGGCGTCAGAGAAAACTCTGCAACCTGTGAAACCTTCCACAAAGAAACCCGCAGCTGCTGTTAAAGTCCTTTCTAACAAACCACCCTTTGGACGAACCCCACCGGCCTCACCCGCCAACAAACCTGCCAATAGTGTGTCTCAGCCGAAACCTGGAACCAAACCAACTCAGGCAGTCTCCCCTTTCACTACTGTCAAAAAGACGGGGGTTAGAGCCATTCCCACAGCAGGTGTGGAAGGTCACGCACAAGGTCGTGTTGTCGCGCCATTGGCGCCTTCTGCAACTGAGAGTGTACTAGTAGAAACGGAGGGTGCCGGGGCGGTCCCGCAAGAGCCAGTCCTTGCTGCCTCTACACCAGAAGTATTGGCCCAGAGGGTTGCACCTCAAGAGTCTGTGCTAAACCAAGAAtctgctccatctcctccacaaAGTCCTGTGAGGACAGCTTCACCACAATTGTCTCCACCACAAGAGCAGGTAGAAAGCAGCGCTCCTTTACTAACAGTCCAGGAGGAGATCTCTGTCCCAGCTGAGCAAACGAAACCACTTGCTGCCTCCCCTCTATACGCGTCCAATGAGCCTGTTCTTTTGTCGACAGACCAAACCCCATCTACATCCAAATCGCCTCAAACAGCGGCAAATGTTGGCCTACAgatagctgctgctgctgctgccaatttagatgaagaggaggatgaagaggagagggagggaagccagcttgtgtctgtgtctgaaatGAGCGGTACCACACAGCCAACAGAGGAGTCTCGTCCTGAGTCGGCAGGTCTAGTTGGTGGATCTGCCTGGCGAGCTGCCGGCGCCCTGCTCTCTGAGCTGGACTCTGAGGATGTGAGCGGcagccagcagggggcgtcTGAATTAAGTGCCCCTGGTGTCTTGGAGGGCACAGAAAGTATGGATGATCTGGGAGATGGCAGTCTGAAAGGAGCCATTGATATGGAAGGAGCCTCAGCAGGTTCACCTGACTTTGAGAAGGTTCCTGATATACCAGCAAATGACTTtgacgaggatgaggatgatgacgaCAATGATCGCGTGTGTGACATGGATGTGGGCTCAGAGCAGACTGATGAACCACAGCGAACCAGGCATGACAATGATgtcgatgaagaggaggaggaggataatgATGTGGAGATGGCTAGTGAGGGAATAACGGAGAGCGGACTGGAAAGCTATGGCAATGCAGATGAAGATGACTTTGCTGAGGATGAAAGGCTAGACAATTTGAACAGGGTGGtccagcccccacccccccctcccctgctgcCCTCAGCccctgctgctcagtgggaccAACCAAACCCTTTTTCTGACCCCTGGGCAGAACATTTCCAGCATGTACCCGAGCAAACCTCTCAGTGCGAAAACGtggcaggagcagctgcagcaactccTTTGGCAGATTCTGAAACCCCAACACAGACCCCAGCACATCTAGAACTGGGATCTGCACCTTGTGTTTCTGAAAACCAAGACGTTTTCCATCCTTCCTCTGGCAAGGATGCATCCAACGGTCTGGATGACCAGTTGAACTTGGATCAGTCCAGCCCAGCCCCAATGAAAACCTCTCCCCCAGCTGCCCTCTCTGCCCCAGGCGTGCCTCCGTCAAGCACTGCGAGCAGTGAAACCAGCACGCCTGAGGAGCTTGGAGACTACAATCAGGTTGAGAAGCTTCACCCCCAAGATGCACAAGGCCCAGTGCTTTCTGGCCAGGCTGACCTGGCCTGTGAGAACCTCGACATTCCCctggagaatgaggaggaagcagagacccTGCCTGCTGACGACGTCCTGGAAGGCCCTGCAACAGCCCCCACATCCAATCCCTCCTCAACCTCAGTCACGGAGGACGAGGCCAGTGACACGGAGGGAGAAGCTCAGTTGAATGATTCCCTGGAGCGCTCCACGACTGGCGACGCCACCTTTGAGTGCCAGACGTCCTCCCAGCGCTGCCTGTCcactgtggaggagggggatgagGTGGAGGATGCGGAGCGCGGTGGGGGAGATGACACCACTCCACCTTCAGCTACCTCGTTGGCCTCGTACGGCTTCGACTCCACGACCACGGCTTCAAACTCGCACGCCCAGTCGACCGGGGAGAGCTGCATAAAGAGCCCTGGCATCTTCTctctggaggagctgcctgAGGAGGCCAAGGAGCCCGCTTTCATTGCACAGCCCTGCCTTGCAGAACAACAGTACATCGAGTGTGGGAAGCAGGAGGGAGGATCTGAGCATGTCAAGGGTGACGAACCGGGATCAGACGAAGCCCTGGATCCTGTGCCAGCCATAGGCactttgcagcagcaggaggaaatcCCAGATGAAATCCAGCCTCCCTACTATTCTATCTGTGAAAAGACTGCAAACGTTTATGCAG gcttcactgCCCTCCCACACCCTCACCGCCGTGATCACTTAGCACACCCCAGAACCTACTGCGACGTCATCAAACCGCACAGCGCCGCCACCGCCACAGCACCAAAGCTGACCTGCGCTGACCTTCCACCCCGGAGTCCAGGACAGAAGGCGCTGAGCCCGCAGCTCCGTAGGCTGGAGCAACACCAGcgacagctgctggagctgcagcaacgCAGGGAGCAACAAAGCAGGCCGCTGGAAGAGgcggagcaggagaggaagaaaagggaggaagaggagcagaggaagaaaaaggaggaagcagaggaagaaataaaaaggaacagagaggaggagcggcggATGCGAGAGCAGGTGgaacagaagcagaaggaagaggaggagctcaaGCAGAGAAGAGACCTTgaactgcagctccagcagcagcagcaggagctgcagcaaagGCAGCAACTCATGCAgtggcagcaggagctggaacagTCTAACAAAGGTCAGACAGTGATGCTGTCTCCCTCCACTGGCCTCTGCACCATCTATGAAGCCCTGGAGAatagtgaggaggaggaggatgatgaagatgacgatgaAATAAAGGAGCACAACACTAAAGGGATTGAAGAGACCAAACCAGATGGATTAAATCAGGAGATAGTTAATTGTGAAACATCAGGTCAAGACTCCCGTCCTCAGCCGGACTCCCCCCAGACATCCAACAGTCTGTCCCAGGACGACCCAGACTCATCCCCCTGTCCTCCCGAGTCTCCAGAACAGCCTCCGCCCCTAGACCTGGACTGGGGCAAGAAAGTGGACATAGTCCAACAGCTGATCAATCAGACCCTGCTGCTGAACGGAGACGGCTgctcgtctctgctgctgctgccaggggGCACGGGAGGCACGCTAAGCCCCCTGGAGAGCAGCCTGTGGCCCAGCCTGCTGCcgcccctcacccccccctctGCCACTGTCACATCTGTTAGTAGTTTTTCCCCAGAGGCCACTGGGAGCTCCCCACAGGGGGAGTGGACAGTGGTGGAGTTGGAGACACACCACTAA
- the mcoln1a gene encoding mucolipin-1a isoform X1 has translation MAAPDRQDASEHKGLSCSVVHYGSTDSGSGSGEHDLHGSSLDNHGYPTYAAQGHWVSADQDDEDLRRKLKYFFMSPCDKYHAKGRKPYKLVLQLLKIIIVTWQLVLFGLSNQVVVTFKEENTMTFRHLFLKDYDESNGDSSAIYKQRDVYEHMFYAVEQYLALPETTVGRYAYVYGVGVNGSALSLCQQYYKKGHIDPANDTFIIDPHVVTDCIGVNPLSVPPPVFGSSYKNFTLKFHKLINVTIEFQLKAINIQTIINNEIPDCYTFYIRIVLDNKAHSGKVKIRLENQPTIKECKDPSVSGHADSYSRLAFDVIVCIMCLLSLVLCGRSIIRGIVLQQEYVLYFKETLDRKVCWADRMEFINGWYILLIVSDILTITGSIMKIGIESKNMSSYDICGILLGTSTLLVWVGVIRYLTFFQKYNILIITLRAALPNVIRFCLCVAVIYLGYCFCGWIVLGPYHVKFRSLAMVSECLFSLINGDDMFVTFAEMQEASTLVWLFSQIYLYTFISLFIYMVLSLFIALITGAYETIKHQTQEPIHITDLHAFIAECKDAPNSGKFRGLETSPCSFFCCCDRTTTYEDVLLVN, from the exons AACACAAAGGCCTGTCGTGCTCGGTGGTTCACTACGGCTCGACggacagcggcagcggcagcggcgagCATGACCTGCATGGGAGCAGCCTTGACAACCATGGCTATCCCACATACGCAGCCCAGGGTCACTGGGTCAGCGCCGATCAGGACGACGAGGACCTTCGCAGGAAGCTCAAATACTTCTTTATGAGCCCGTGTGATAAATACCACGCCAAGGGCCGCAAGCCTTACAAactggtgctgcagctgctcaagaTCATCATCGTCACTTGGCAG TTGGTACTGTTTGGCCTCAGTAACCAAGTGGTGGTGACCTTTAAGGAGGAGAACACCATGACCTTCAGGCATCTGTTCCTCAAAGACTACGACGAGTCCAACGGCGACTCCTCTGCCATTTACAAACAGCGCGACGTCTATGAGCACATGTTCTACGCCGTGGAGCAG TATCTGGCCCTGCCGGAGACCACGGTGGGACGCTACGCATACGTCTACGGCGTGGGTGTGAATGGAAGCGCGCTCTCCCTCTGCCAGCAGTACTACAAGAAGGGCCACATCGACCCAGCCAACGACACCTTCATCATAGACCCTCACGTCGTGACAG ACTGCATAGGTGTGAACCCTCTGTCTGTCCCCCCGCCTGTATTTGGCAGCAGCTACAAAAACTTCACGCTCAAGTTTCACAA GCTCATTAATGTCACCATAGAGTTCCAGTTGAAGGCAATCAATATACAAACCATTATCAACAATGAGATTCCAGATTGCTACACCTTTTACATAAGG ATAGTTTTGGACAACAAGGCTCATAGTGGCAAAGTGAAGATCCGGTTAGAAAACCAGCCCACAATAAAGGAGTGTAAAGACCCCAGCGTCTCCGGACACG CTGACAGCTACTCCCGTTTGGCGTTTGATGTCATTGTGTGTATAATGTGTCTGCTGTCCCTCGTGCTCTGTGGACGCTCCATAATTAGAGGCATCGTACTGCAGCAG GAGTATGTGCTGTACTTTAAGGAGACTCTGGACCGTAAGGTTTGCTGGGCAGACCGCATGGAGTTCATCAACGGCTGGTacatcctcctcatcgtcaGCGATATCCTCACCATCACTGGCAGTATCATGAAAATCGGCATCGAGTCTAAG AATATGTCCTCCTATGACATCTGTGGCATCCTGCTGGGGACCTCCACGCTCCTAGTGTGGGTGGGAGTTATTCGCTACCTCACGTTCTTTCAGAAGTACAAC ATCCTGATCATCACACTTCGAGCAGCTCTGCCGAACGTGATTcgcttttgtctgtgtgtggctgtcATCTACCTGGGATACTGTTTCTGCGGCTGGATCGTCCTGGGACCGTACCATGTAAAG TTCCGTTCCTTGGCCATGGTTTCGGAATGTCTGTTCTCCCTCATCAATGGAGATGACATGTTTGTGACATTTGCGGAGATGCAGGAGGCCAGTACTCTGGTGTGGCTGTTCAGCCAGATTTATCTGTACACCTTCATCTCGCTCTTCATCTACATGGTGCTGTCGCTGTTTATTGCTCTCATCACAGGAGCCTATGAGACCATTAAG cACCAAACCCAGGAACCCATCCACATCACAGACCTGCATGCTTTTATAGCCGAGTGTAAAGACGCACCAAACTCTGGGAAATTTAGGGGTCTGGAGACCTCACCGTGctctttcttctgctgctgtgacag GACCACAACATATGAGGACGTGCTGCTGGTGAACTGA
- the mcoln1a gene encoding mucolipin-1a isoform X2 has translation MAAPDRQDASEHKGLSCSVVHYGSTDSGSGSGEHDLHGSSLDNHGYPTYAAQGHWVSADQDDEDLRRKLKYFFMSPCDKYHAKGRKPYKLVLQLLKIIIVTWQLVLFGLSNQVVVTFKEENTMTFRHLFLKDYDESNGDSSAIYKQRDVYEHMFYAVEQYLALPETTVGRYAYVYGVGVNGSALSLCQQYYKKGHIDPANDTFIIDPHVVTDCIGVNPLSVPPPVFGSSYKNFTLKFHKLINVTIEFQLKAINIQTIINNEIPDCYTFYIRIVLDNKAHSGKVKIRLENQPTIKECKDPSVSGHADSYSRLAFDVIVCIMCLLSLVLCGRSIIRGIVLQQEYVLYFKETLDRKVCWADRMEFINGWYILLIVSDILTITGSIMKIGIESKNMSSYDICGILLGTSTLLVWVGVIRYLTFFQKYNILIITLRAALPNVIRFCLCVAVIYLGYCFCGWIVLGPYHVKDMKTHPSSQPKYQKGMSIVILFQ, from the exons AACACAAAGGCCTGTCGTGCTCGGTGGTTCACTACGGCTCGACggacagcggcagcggcagcggcgagCATGACCTGCATGGGAGCAGCCTTGACAACCATGGCTATCCCACATACGCAGCCCAGGGTCACTGGGTCAGCGCCGATCAGGACGACGAGGACCTTCGCAGGAAGCTCAAATACTTCTTTATGAGCCCGTGTGATAAATACCACGCCAAGGGCCGCAAGCCTTACAAactggtgctgcagctgctcaagaTCATCATCGTCACTTGGCAG TTGGTACTGTTTGGCCTCAGTAACCAAGTGGTGGTGACCTTTAAGGAGGAGAACACCATGACCTTCAGGCATCTGTTCCTCAAAGACTACGACGAGTCCAACGGCGACTCCTCTGCCATTTACAAACAGCGCGACGTCTATGAGCACATGTTCTACGCCGTGGAGCAG TATCTGGCCCTGCCGGAGACCACGGTGGGACGCTACGCATACGTCTACGGCGTGGGTGTGAATGGAAGCGCGCTCTCCCTCTGCCAGCAGTACTACAAGAAGGGCCACATCGACCCAGCCAACGACACCTTCATCATAGACCCTCACGTCGTGACAG ACTGCATAGGTGTGAACCCTCTGTCTGTCCCCCCGCCTGTATTTGGCAGCAGCTACAAAAACTTCACGCTCAAGTTTCACAA GCTCATTAATGTCACCATAGAGTTCCAGTTGAAGGCAATCAATATACAAACCATTATCAACAATGAGATTCCAGATTGCTACACCTTTTACATAAGG ATAGTTTTGGACAACAAGGCTCATAGTGGCAAAGTGAAGATCCGGTTAGAAAACCAGCCCACAATAAAGGAGTGTAAAGACCCCAGCGTCTCCGGACACG CTGACAGCTACTCCCGTTTGGCGTTTGATGTCATTGTGTGTATAATGTGTCTGCTGTCCCTCGTGCTCTGTGGACGCTCCATAATTAGAGGCATCGTACTGCAGCAG GAGTATGTGCTGTACTTTAAGGAGACTCTGGACCGTAAGGTTTGCTGGGCAGACCGCATGGAGTTCATCAACGGCTGGTacatcctcctcatcgtcaGCGATATCCTCACCATCACTGGCAGTATCATGAAAATCGGCATCGAGTCTAAG AATATGTCCTCCTATGACATCTGTGGCATCCTGCTGGGGACCTCCACGCTCCTAGTGTGGGTGGGAGTTATTCGCTACCTCACGTTCTTTCAGAAGTACAAC ATCCTGATCATCACACTTCGAGCAGCTCTGCCGAACGTGATTcgcttttgtctgtgtgtggctgtcATCTACCTGGGATACTGTTTCTGCGGCTGGATCGTCCTGGGACCGTACCATGTAAAG gacatgaaaacacacccGTCCTCTCAGCCTAAATATCAAAAAGGGATGAGCATCGTCATTCTTTTTCAGTGA